A single region of the Lotus japonicus ecotype B-129 chromosome 4, LjGifu_v1.2 genome encodes:
- the LOC130711214 gene encoding fatty acid amide hydrolase-like isoform X1 produces MGLFKSESVVYKPVNEVNLGPDSSEFYLQANVKAPRMTGILVKIFTWFLESRIFGGLLLYILKGNNLIHKLITNAELEEPPLYVPLHHFEDHKEKEVKCLDSALTPPEKIHLAIDCLPTSSETAHNGTRPSFCRWTIMDYSRAYSSGDITPNLVAERFIAAVDESSKPSLQMGFFINYTAEDILRQAHESTLRHQRDTHLVHVVFEGEPISVLDGVLVAIKDEIDCLPYPTTGGTKWLHDQRPCTDDACCVKRLRLCGAILVGKTNMHELGAGTSGINPHYGAARNPYDTNRIAGGSSSGSAAVVSAGLCPVALGVDGGGSVRMPAALCGVVGLKPTFNRVPHSGVLPLNWTVGMVGILADTVEDALITYAAISGEIPSHQPSSVHTKINLPLLPLTKSISDIRLAKYGKWFDDCSDEVRTCCSHALSKLQHHYGWKTVDVTIPEIEVMRLAHYITIASECYTSLDSFRDKHLAESGWDVRVGLNIYGAFSSMEYIKAQKIRNRQLQFHNKIFAEADVIVSPTTGVTAYPIQDDAQKTGELDYVNGAALIRYSISGNFLGLPAVTVPVGYDKMGLPIGLQFIGRPWAEATLLHLAFAMQAICLTEYRKPVIFYDLLRKD; encoded by the exons ATGGGGTTGTTCAAAAGTGAGAGTGTAGTTTACAAGCCTGTGAATGAAGTCAATTTAGGCCCAGATAGCAGTGAATTCTATCTCCAAGCCAATGTCAAAG CCCCGCGCATGACTGggattttggtcaagattttcacTTGGTTCTTGGAATCAAGAATATTTGGAGGCTTGCTTTTGTATATATTGAAGGGAAACAATCTTATTCACAAG CTTATTACAAATGCAGAACTGGAAGAGCCACCCCTCTATGTTCCCTTACATCATTTTGAAG AccacaaagaaaaagaagtcaAATGCTTAGATTCTGCTTTGACTCCACCAGAGAAAATTCATCTTGCAATAGATTGCTTACCTACATCTTCAGAAACAGCACATAATGGAACAAGACCTTCATTTTGTCGCTGGACCATAATGGACTATTCCAGAGCCTACAGCTCAGGAGATATAACACCAAACCTG GTTGCTGAAAGATTTATAGCTGCTGTTGATGAATCTTCAAAACCTTCACTCCAAATGGGATTCTTCATTAACTACACTGCTGAGGATATACTAAGACAAGCACATGAATCAACTCTTCGGCATCAGAGAG ATACTCATTTGGTGCATGTTGTGTTTGAAGGGGAACCTATATCAGTACTAGATGGAGTTCTTGTTGCTATCAAGGATGAAATAGATTGTTTACCATATCCAACTACAG GAGGTACAAAGTGGCTCCACGACCAAAGGCCTTGTACAGATGATGCTTGCTGCGTTAAGCGTCTAAGATTATGTGGTGCCATACTTGTTGGGAAGACTAACATGCATGAACTCGGGGCCGGAACTAGCGGCATCAACCCACATTATGG GGCTGCTAGAAACCCATATGATACCAATAGGATTGCAGGAGGTTCTTCAAGTGGATCTGCTGCTGTGGTGTCTGCAGGGTTGTGTCCTGTAGCTCTTGGTGTTGATGGGGGAG GCTCAGTGAGGATGCCTGCAGCTCTTTGTGGTGTCGTTGGTCTGAAACCAACTTTTAATCGTGTACCTCATTCTGG AGTTCTTCCTCTAAACTGGACCGTTGGGATGGTGGGAATACTGGCAGACACTGTTGAGGATGCATTGATCAC TTATGCAGCTATCAGTGGTGAAATTCCATCCCATCAACCCTCTAGTGTGCAT ACCAAGATAAATCTTCCCTTGCTTCCATTGACAAAGTCCATATCTGACATCAGGTTAGCAAAATATGGGAAG TGGTTTGATGACTGCAGTGATGAGGTCAGAACATGCTGTTCCCATGCTTTGAGCAAGCTCCAGCACCATTATGGTTGGAAG ACTGTAGATGTCACTATACCAGAAATAGAAGTGATGCGGCTGGCACATTATATAACAATTGCATCAGAGTGTTATACTTCACTTGACTCTTTTCGAGATAA ACATCTTGCAGAATCTGGATGGGATGTAAGGGTAGGACTTAACATCTATGGTGCTTTCAGCAGCATGGAGTATATTAAAGCTCAGAAAATTAG GAATCGCCAGTTACAGTTTCACAACAAAATATTTGCTGAGGCAGATGTCATAGTGTCACCAACAACAGG TGTGACTGCATACCCAATTCAAGATGATGCACAGAAGACTGGTGAACTAGATTATGTCAATGGAG CTGCACTTATTCGGTATTCCATATCAGGAAACTTCCTAGGACTTCCTGCGGTGACTGTTCCG GTTGGATATGATAAAATGGGTTTGCCAATTGGTCTCCAGTTTATAGGAAGGCCTTGGGCTGAAGCAACACTGCTCCACTTGGCATTTGCAATGCAG GCCATTTGCTTGACAGAATACAGAAAGCCAGTAATATTTTATGATCTGCTAAGAAAAGATTAA
- the LOC130711214 gene encoding fatty acid amide hydrolase-like isoform X2 produces MGLFKSESVVYKPVNEVNLGPDSSEFYLQANVKAPRMTGILVKIFTWFLESRIFGGLLLYILKGNNLIHKLITNAELEEPPLYVPLHHFEDHKEKEVKCLDSALTPPEKIHLAIDCLPTSSETAHNGTRPSFCRWTIMDYSRAYSSGDITPNLVAERFIAAVDESSKPSLQMGFFINYTAEDILRQAHESTLRHQRGEPISVLDGVLVAIKDEIDCLPYPTTGGTKWLHDQRPCTDDACCVKRLRLCGAILVGKTNMHELGAGTSGINPHYGAARNPYDTNRIAGGSSSGSAAVVSAGLCPVALGVDGGGSVRMPAALCGVVGLKPTFNRVPHSGVLPLNWTVGMVGILADTVEDALITYAAISGEIPSHQPSSVHTKINLPLLPLTKSISDIRLAKYGKWFDDCSDEVRTCCSHALSKLQHHYGWKTVDVTIPEIEVMRLAHYITIASECYTSLDSFRDKHLAESGWDVRVGLNIYGAFSSMEYIKAQKIRNRQLQFHNKIFAEADVIVSPTTGVTAYPIQDDAQKTGELDYVNGAALIRYSISGNFLGLPAVTVPVGYDKMGLPIGLQFIGRPWAEATLLHLAFAMQAICLTEYRKPVIFYDLLRKD; encoded by the exons ATGGGGTTGTTCAAAAGTGAGAGTGTAGTTTACAAGCCTGTGAATGAAGTCAATTTAGGCCCAGATAGCAGTGAATTCTATCTCCAAGCCAATGTCAAAG CCCCGCGCATGACTGggattttggtcaagattttcacTTGGTTCTTGGAATCAAGAATATTTGGAGGCTTGCTTTTGTATATATTGAAGGGAAACAATCTTATTCACAAG CTTATTACAAATGCAGAACTGGAAGAGCCACCCCTCTATGTTCCCTTACATCATTTTGAAG AccacaaagaaaaagaagtcaAATGCTTAGATTCTGCTTTGACTCCACCAGAGAAAATTCATCTTGCAATAGATTGCTTACCTACATCTTCAGAAACAGCACATAATGGAACAAGACCTTCATTTTGTCGCTGGACCATAATGGACTATTCCAGAGCCTACAGCTCAGGAGATATAACACCAAACCTG GTTGCTGAAAGATTTATAGCTGCTGTTGATGAATCTTCAAAACCTTCACTCCAAATGGGATTCTTCATTAACTACACTGCTGAGGATATACTAAGACAAGCACATGAATCAACTCTTCGGCATCAGAGAG GGGAACCTATATCAGTACTAGATGGAGTTCTTGTTGCTATCAAGGATGAAATAGATTGTTTACCATATCCAACTACAG GAGGTACAAAGTGGCTCCACGACCAAAGGCCTTGTACAGATGATGCTTGCTGCGTTAAGCGTCTAAGATTATGTGGTGCCATACTTGTTGGGAAGACTAACATGCATGAACTCGGGGCCGGAACTAGCGGCATCAACCCACATTATGG GGCTGCTAGAAACCCATATGATACCAATAGGATTGCAGGAGGTTCTTCAAGTGGATCTGCTGCTGTGGTGTCTGCAGGGTTGTGTCCTGTAGCTCTTGGTGTTGATGGGGGAG GCTCAGTGAGGATGCCTGCAGCTCTTTGTGGTGTCGTTGGTCTGAAACCAACTTTTAATCGTGTACCTCATTCTGG AGTTCTTCCTCTAAACTGGACCGTTGGGATGGTGGGAATACTGGCAGACACTGTTGAGGATGCATTGATCAC TTATGCAGCTATCAGTGGTGAAATTCCATCCCATCAACCCTCTAGTGTGCAT ACCAAGATAAATCTTCCCTTGCTTCCATTGACAAAGTCCATATCTGACATCAGGTTAGCAAAATATGGGAAG TGGTTTGATGACTGCAGTGATGAGGTCAGAACATGCTGTTCCCATGCTTTGAGCAAGCTCCAGCACCATTATGGTTGGAAG ACTGTAGATGTCACTATACCAGAAATAGAAGTGATGCGGCTGGCACATTATATAACAATTGCATCAGAGTGTTATACTTCACTTGACTCTTTTCGAGATAA ACATCTTGCAGAATCTGGATGGGATGTAAGGGTAGGACTTAACATCTATGGTGCTTTCAGCAGCATGGAGTATATTAAAGCTCAGAAAATTAG GAATCGCCAGTTACAGTTTCACAACAAAATATTTGCTGAGGCAGATGTCATAGTGTCACCAACAACAGG TGTGACTGCATACCCAATTCAAGATGATGCACAGAAGACTGGTGAACTAGATTATGTCAATGGAG CTGCACTTATTCGGTATTCCATATCAGGAAACTTCCTAGGACTTCCTGCGGTGACTGTTCCG GTTGGATATGATAAAATGGGTTTGCCAATTGGTCTCCAGTTTATAGGAAGGCCTTGGGCTGAAGCAACACTGCTCCACTTGGCATTTGCAATGCAG GCCATTTGCTTGACAGAATACAGAAAGCCAGTAATATTTTATGATCTGCTAAGAAAAGATTAA